The sequence GGTGATAAAGCTCGATGACCGGGTTCAGGTCTTCCAGCTTTTCGATCTTGGGCGGGGCTTCGACGGCCACAAAATAGATCACCAGTTGCCCGTGGGTGGCGGCGCGCGCTTCCGTCCCCAGGTGGGCGTAGGCGTAGCGCCGCACGATGGGGTGGAGATCAAAAAACGTTGAAGGTTGAAGGTTAAAAGTTGAATGATCCGTGGCGGTTGTGCCCGAGCGGTGGATCAGGCCGCGGGCCAGCAGGTGCTGCAGGGCGCGCTTGGTTTCGTTTGCGTCACCGCTTCCATCGGCTAGCGCCGCAATCGCAGCGTATTCCACCGCGCCGCGGAAGCAGGCCAACCGGCTGAGCAGCAGGCGTTCATTTTCAGGCAATGAGTCGTAGGCGGTTGCCAGCACGTGCGTTTTGCGCTGGATCAGGTCGCCGCTGATGTCCAGCCCTTGCGCAATGGTGATGTCACCGGGGCGCAGCAGGTCATTGGCGATCATCCCGGCCAGCAGGCGCAGGCTGAGGGGATGGTATCCGTAGGGGGCGCAGATGCGCTCGATTTCGGCGCGTGAACCGCGAATGCCCTGCGCCCGGAAGAAAGCCACCGCGTCGGCGGGCTGCATCTGGGTGAGTTCATCTTCGTCGCAGCCCTGCAAGCGTTCGCCGTAGCGCGTCTCCAGAATGCGCGGGCGCAGGCGCGTGGTCAGCAGGACTTTGCTCTGCAGTCCCGGCCAGGCCGACAGGCCCATCAAAAAAGCTTCGGCGTGGGGGGAGATGCAGTCGCGGCCGCTTTGATATTTCCCCTCACCCTGGCCCGCTCCCATAGGGAGAGGGGAATCATCGTCTTGATACGCCGCGCTCATACTGCCATAGGCTCGCAAAGCGCGCTCGAAACCATCCAGAATCAGCAAGGTTCCGGGCTGGCGCAGGAGTTGCAGCAGGGCGTCCACTTGCTGGCTGACGGATAGACGTCCGACGTCTACACGCAGATATTCGAGCGTTTCGCCTAGAAAAGTCGTGAAGTCGCGCTCGTCGTAGAAGCCCCACCAGACCAGACGCGGCCAGCAGCGGGCGTCGAGATCGTGCGTGATCCAGTGCCACGCCAGCGCCGATTTGCCGAAGCCGCCCAGGGCGCGCAGCATCCGCAGTGGATGCGCGCGGTCGTTGTCCAGCCATTGGGTCAGCGCGGCGCGCTCGTCCACGCGGCCGGTGAAGTTGGGCGGCATGCCGTAGGGATGTTTCAGAAACCATGTCGGCGACGTCGGGGCATCCGGCGTTGGCGCTTCGGGGGGTTTGCCGAGGGCGGTCAGGAGTTGAGTCCAGGCGATCTCGGCGCGGTCGGGGCGGGTGAAATCCACGTAGGTCAGGGTCTTAATCCGCTTGGGCAGCTCGCATTTTTCCAGCATCAACGGGATCATTTTTTGACGTCTGCCAAGCGGGTCATCGGTTTGCACTAATACCGATTCAAACCCTGTCCAATCGCTGCCTGTCCAGTTGGGCGTCAGCACCAATAGCGTATAACGGCTCTGGTCTACGGCGTCTTCCATATTGATGATGCTCGGCTTGCCAGCGTCAAAGTCGCGATAATCAATACACACCTTCAGCCCGGCGGCTTCCAGGCGCGGCAGCAGCGTCTTGACCACCCAATCTTCATCGGCGTGGCTGTAGGAGATAAAAACATCGTAGCGAAATTCTTCGGTCATAATACCCCTCGCGCAGGTAATGGTCAGCTTGGATAGTATTATAACGGTTAAAAGTTAAAGGCTGAAAGTTGAAGGTTAGTCGTTTTGAATATTCAACCTTTAACCTTCAATTTTCAACCCTCAACCTTGTAGTAGAATAGCCTTCAACCTGTAACATTCAACTTTCAACAGGAGTTCTCATGGATTATGACGTCATCATCATCGGCTCTGGCGCGGGCGGGCTTGCGGCGGCGGTTCCGCTGGCACAGGCGGGCAAAAAAGTATTGGTCTGCGAGCAGCACGATGTCCCCGGCGGCTGGACGCACTCCTTCACGCTCAACGGCTACCGCTTCAGCCCCGGCGTGCATTATATCGGCGGCCTGGAATCGGGCGGATCGCTGCGCCGCACCTACGAGGGGCTGGGCGTCTCGGCAGATCTGGAATTTTGCGAACTCAACCCCGATGGATACGATCACGTTTTTATTGGCGACGAGCGTTTCGATTTTCCCAAAGGGCGCGAGAATTTGATCAATCGGCTCAAGGCGCGTTTTCCGCACGAAGCCGCGGGAATTGACGGCTATTTCGACACGCTGATCGGCCTGATGGAGAATCTCGGTCAAATGGGGCGCGTCAAAAGGCCGGGGGATGTTCTCGGCGCGGCGGCGGGGGTGGGTTCCGTCATCAAGTGGGCGCGCCGCTCCGGGGGTGATTTGATTGACGCATTTATTTCTGATCCGGTTTTGAAGGGGATTTTGGCGGCGCAGGCGGGCGATCATGGTATGCCGCCCTCGCAGGTTTCGGTGTTTATCCATGCGGGGATCACGCATCATTACCTCGAGGGGGGCTACTATCCCAAGGGGGGCGCCTTTGTCATCCCGCGCGCCTTCGTCCGGGCGTTGGGGCGCGCCGGGGGGCAGATTCAACTGCAAACGTCGGTGCGGCGCATCCTGCTCGAAAACGGGGTAGCCACCGGGGTAGAACTCAGCGACGGGACGCAAATTTCCGCAAAATACGTCATCAGCAACGCCGACCCCGAAGTGACGCTCGGCAAAATGGTGGGGCGCGAGCA is a genomic window of Chloroflexota bacterium containing:
- a CDS encoding NAD(P)/FAD-dependent oxidoreductase, giving the protein MDYDVIIIGSGAGGLAAAVPLAQAGKKVLVCEQHDVPGGWTHSFTLNGYRFSPGVHYIGGLESGGSLRRTYEGLGVSADLEFCELNPDGYDHVFIGDERFDFPKGRENLINRLKARFPHEAAGIDGYFDTLIGLMENLGQMGRVKRPGDVLGAAAGVGSVIKWARRSGGDLIDAFISDPVLKGILAAQAGDHGMPPSQVSVFIHAGITHHYLEGGYYPKGGAFVIPRAFVRALGRAGGQIQLQTSVRRILLENGVATGVELSDGTQISAKYVISNADPEVTLGKMVGREHLSKRLRRKLDRVDYSTSALSLFFATDMDLAAAGLDSGNYWFYDHADVDALYKLGLSDHALRADTPPATFMTVTTLKDPSKMHTSGPTAGHHTCEAFTFVGYDAFEKWAGSQYGARPGDYQAMKEELSWKMFQALERRVPGISKHIKFWDLGTPLTNVHYLNATRGNLYGISKSITQVGPGAFPIQTEIDGLLMVGASTLSHGVSGATATGIAAARKILGCSTAELLTQKGPELKILS
- a CDS encoding TIR domain-containing protein, with amino-acid sequence MTEEFRYDVFISYSHADEDWVVKTLLPRLEAAGLKVCIDYRDFDAGKPSIINMEDAVDQSRYTLLVLTPNWTGSDWTGFESVLVQTDDPLGRRQKMIPLMLEKCELPKRIKTLTYVDFTRPDRAEIAWTQLLTALGKPPEAPTPDAPTSPTWFLKHPYGMPPNFTGRVDERAALTQWLDNDRAHPLRMLRALGGFGKSALAWHWITHDLDARCWPRLVWWGFYDERDFTTFLGETLEYLRVDVGRLSVSQQVDALLQLLRQPGTLLILDGFERALRAYGSMSAAYQDDDSPLPMGAGQGEGKYQSGRDCISPHAEAFLMGLSAWPGLQSKVLLTTRLRPRILETRYGERLQGCDEDELTQMQPADAVAFFRAQGIRGSRAEIERICAPYGYHPLSLRLLAGMIANDLLRPGDITIAQGLDISGDLIQRKTHVLATAYDSLPENERLLLSRLACFRGAVEYAAIAALADGSGDANETKRALQHLLARGLIHRSGTTATDHSTFNLQPSTFFDLHPIVRRYAYAHLGTEARAATHGQLVIYFVAVEAPPKIEKLEDLNPVIELYHHTIRAGRYDDARTLFRDRLDKPTYFQFGAYQLQVELLRALFPDGEDKLPRLKSEAEQASALNDLALVYSLSGQPRRAVPLLEMHNDIYEKAGHKKNLAIGLGNLAQMAQLPIGALREAETNLRRRIDLCRAIEDEFREAVGHQELGRTLAYCGRWDQAGQELDTAMAMFEKQNNVQGQGIAAAYRALRALLMLRERPPSAYAHSPRNRGEMSSQETVGGTINFARRALELADEDARTDYPVERDFIHAHWLLGASYRANNDTSTSSVQVLAQAERHLSESLTRCRAINLVEMEADILLDLARLRFDQGNYAESLRLAGEALIITERSGYKLQGADVHLLLASLAVEGYRLQVESGKAVSDPEAARYHAEQARALAYCDGPPDYTYKVAYDEAEELLKNLG